In the Chroococcidiopsis sp. SAG 2025 genome, one interval contains:
- a CDS encoding bestrophin family protein → MIFPISKKARSRQNRSQKFASVKRSQSHHRKLVALRSFREKFQIYTGEQLHWLQVTQRLLTSVIHGILPWVIMCGSYGLLISLLDHYGKLPAFFADSKIIQNVVISFNVILSLLLVFRTNTAHERFWEGRKLWGSMVNTTRNLARGISITIEQREPQERDEKSAAVYLVAAFAVAMKIHLRREPMNSELEPMMPPLQYHQLQNVNHAPLEIAYWIGDYLQHQFERQRLNIFQLTSLHELLDDMVDILGGCERILKTPVPLVYTVTLNALLWIYFLLLPFQLVGGIKWWTAPILAFMSFLYLGINEVGAEIEEPFGRDANDLPLDAICATIVRNLEHIIQFAPCARVLRPASGNVLDLPRKTA, encoded by the coding sequence ATGATTTTTCCCATCAGTAAAAAGGCTCGCAGTCGCCAAAACCGATCGCAGAAATTTGCTTCAGTCAAGCGATCGCAGTCACATCACCGTAAATTAGTAGCATTGCGATCGTTTCGCGAAAAGTTCCAAATCTACACCGGAGAGCAATTACACTGGCTGCAAGTTACTCAGAGACTTTTAACCTCTGTCATTCACGGAATTCTGCCTTGGGTCATTATGTGTGGGAGCTATGGCTTACTAATTTCTTTACTCGATCATTATGGAAAGCTGCCTGCTTTCTTTGCTGACAGTAAAATAATTCAAAATGTCGTTATTAGTTTTAACGTCATTCTCAGCCTACTGCTAGTGTTCCGCACCAATACAGCTCACGAACGCTTTTGGGAAGGACGCAAACTCTGGGGTTCAATGGTAAATACTACGCGCAATTTAGCACGGGGAATCTCAATTACGATCGAACAACGAGAACCGCAAGAGCGAGACGAAAAAAGTGCTGCTGTCTATCTAGTTGCTGCTTTTGCTGTGGCGATGAAAATCCATCTACGGCGAGAACCAATGAATTCAGAATTGGAGCCGATGATGCCACCGTTACAATATCATCAACTGCAAAATGTCAATCACGCTCCCTTAGAAATTGCTTATTGGATTGGAGATTATTTGCAACATCAATTCGAGCGCCAACGCCTAAACATTTTTCAGCTGACATCCTTGCACGAACTATTAGATGATATGGTAGACATTTTAGGTGGCTGCGAACGCATCCTGAAAACCCCCGTTCCCTTGGTATATACCGTTACTCTCAATGCTTTGCTGTGGATTTATTTCCTGCTTTTACCTTTTCAGCTAGTTGGTGGTATCAAGTGGTGGACAGCACCGATCCTTGCTTTTATGAGTTTTCTCTACTTAGGTATCAATGAAGTAGGGGCAGAAATTGAAGAACCTTTCGGTCGCGATGCCAATGACTTGCCCCTAGATGCAATCTGCGCCACAATTGTTCGTAACCTCGAACATATCATCCAATTTGCCCCCTGCGCCCGCGTGCTGCGCCCTGCTAGTGGTAACGTTCTCGATTTACCCCGAAAAACTGCTTGA
- a CDS encoding response regulator transcription factor: MRLLLVEDDKLINQLLAEALSNQHYVVDVAADGHAGWDFVKSFDYDLVLIDVMLPKMDGISLCRQLRTQGYQMPVLMLTARDATEDRVNGLDAGADDYVIKPYKLQELSARIRALLRRGGSSLPPAMKSGNLSLDVNTREVTYKGCPLRLTPKEYRLLELFMRSGSKVLSRSAILENLWSFDEPPDEDAVKALVKRLRHKLKLAGSPGDPIETAYGVGYRLKQNP; this comes from the coding sequence ATGAGATTGTTACTAGTCGAAGACGATAAACTCATCAATCAGTTACTTGCAGAAGCACTCAGCAACCAACATTACGTCGTCGATGTTGCCGCTGATGGTCACGCTGGTTGGGATTTTGTCAAGTCTTTTGATTACGACTTAGTTCTGATTGATGTCATGCTGCCTAAAATGGATGGCATTAGCCTTTGTCGCCAGTTGCGGACTCAAGGCTACCAAATGCCAGTCTTGATGTTAACAGCCAGAGATGCAACCGAAGATCGCGTCAATGGACTTGATGCGGGTGCAGATGACTACGTGATTAAACCATACAAATTGCAAGAATTATCGGCACGTATCCGCGCTTTATTACGCCGAGGTGGTTCGTCTTTGCCTCCAGCAATGAAAAGTGGCAATTTATCTTTAGATGTAAACACGCGGGAAGTAACTTATAAAGGCTGTCCCCTCAGACTGACTCCAAAAGAGTATCGCTTATTAGAACTCTTCATGCGAAGCGGCTCTAAGGTTCTCAGTCGTAGTGCAATTTTAGAAAATCTTTGGTCTTTCGACGAACCGCCGGATGAAGATGCAGTCAAAGCTTTGGTTAAACGTTTGCGTCATAAGCTCAAATTAGCAGGTTCGCCAGGAGATCCCATTGAAACCGCTTACGGTGTAGGTTATCGCCTCAAGCAAAACCCGTAG
- a CDS encoding response regulator, with translation MNNSILEKSVDALLTRRNDAPLIRDFTPPKQVELFETLKQLRFNGQLILTNSCGRKWILHVHRGLIIYATGGEHPVRRWRRNLATHLPQIANDRSLSNESWEHQLATTSIEGFSVCWQYQLLTSWLERQQITPEQMARFAWSVIIEVLFDVTQAVQVAYELKPSSSTLTPVVAIDAAQAIAEVERLWQAWQANRLNYSPNSAPVIKQSEELQHSISAPAYQALSQLLDGQHTLRDIAAQMQRDVNSALRSLLPYIQSGFVELINIPDLAAPVLSSPTPHDTQAPLIACVDDSSWVCHIMEKVMTTANYRFVGVNDALRAIRVLLAIKPDLIFLDLMMPNINGYELCSRLRQLSCFQHTPIVILTGNDGIIDRVRAKIVGSSDFLGKPIDPDRVLGAIHKHLKHSA, from the coding sequence ATGAATAACAGCATTCTTGAAAAATCAGTTGATGCCCTGCTAACTAGGAGAAATGATGCTCCATTAATTCGGGATTTTACCCCCCCAAAGCAGGTTGAATTGTTTGAAACCTTGAAGCAGTTGCGGTTTAACGGTCAACTGATTCTGACAAACTCCTGCGGTAGAAAATGGATTCTGCACGTTCACCGAGGTTTGATTATCTACGCTACTGGTGGAGAACATCCAGTCAGGCGATGGAGACGGAATCTCGCAACACACTTACCTCAAATAGCAAACGATCGCTCGCTATCAAACGAATCGTGGGAGCATCAATTAGCAACGACTTCGATTGAAGGTTTTAGCGTCTGCTGGCAATATCAGTTATTGACTTCATGGCTCGAACGGCAGCAGATAACTCCAGAACAAATGGCAAGATTTGCATGGTCGGTCATTATCGAAGTTTTGTTTGATGTGACTCAAGCAGTACAGGTTGCCTACGAACTCAAGCCCAGTAGCAGCACGCTGACTCCCGTAGTTGCGATCGATGCCGCTCAAGCGATCGCCGAAGTCGAACGATTGTGGCAAGCTTGGCAAGCAAACAGACTCAATTATTCTCCTAACAGCGCCCCAGTTATTAAACAATCGGAAGAATTGCAACACAGCATCTCTGCTCCAGCTTATCAAGCCTTGAGTCAACTACTAGACGGACAACATACGCTACGGGATATTGCCGCTCAGATGCAGCGAGATGTCAATTCAGCACTGCGTTCTCTCCTGCCATATATTCAGTCAGGATTTGTGGAGTTGATTAATATTCCCGATCTTGCCGCTCCGGTTCTCTCATCACCTACACCTCATGATACTCAAGCACCGTTGATTGCTTGTGTAGATGACAGTTCTTGGGTATGCCACATCATGGAAAAAGTGATGACAACAGCTAACTATCGATTTGTTGGCGTAAATGATGCACTGCGGGCGATCAGAGTTTTGCTAGCCATCAAACCAGATCTCATCTTTCTCGATTTGATGATGCCAAATATTAACGGATACGAACTTTGTAGCCGTCTGCGTCAACTGTCTTGCTTCCAGCACACGCCAATTGTCATCCTCACTGGAAACGATGGCATTATCGATCGCGTCAGAGCTAAAATTGTCGGTTCCTCAGATTTTCTGGGCAAGCCCATCGATCCCGATCGAGTTCTAGGCGCAATTCACAAACATCTCAAACACAGTGCGTGA